In Desulfovibrio sp. JC010, a genomic segment contains:
- a CDS encoding zinc ribbon domain-containing protein YjdM, producing MENLPNCPQCKSEYVYSDGSVLICPECSLEFQPEDAAEKVYKDVNGVVLTDGDTVIVTQTLKVKGASSDIKKGTKVKNIRLVEPEDGVHDISCKIPGFGSMMLKTSVVKKA from the coding sequence ATGGAAAACTTACCTAATTGCCCGCAGTGCAAATCTGAATACGTATACTCTGACGGCAGTGTACTCATCTGTCCTGAGTGCAGCCTTGAATTTCAGCCCGAAGACGCTGCTGAAAAAGTATATAAAGACGTAAATGGCGTGGTCCTCACTGACGGCGACACCGTAATCGTCACCCAGACCCTCAAGGTCAAAGGTGCATCTTCCGACATCAAAAAAGGCACCAAAGTCAAAAACATCAGACTGGTGGAACCTGAAGACGGCGTACATGATATTTCATGCAAAATCCCCGGCTTCGGCTCCAT